A genomic segment from Fusarium keratoplasticum isolate Fu6.1 chromosome 10, whole genome shotgun sequence encodes:
- a CDS encoding Ubiquitin carboxyl-terminal hydrolase, translating to MSGGWNTIESDAGVFTSLIENLGVKDVQFEELLTLDPSELLTLQPVYGVIFLFKYPTDQPYATPEGPRDGSFDHSASENIFFAAQTIQNACATQALLSVLLNKTDDVEIGEKLGEFREFTMVLPPEFRGEALSNSDLIREVHNSFARSSPFADETDKTGAEAEDAFHFIAYTPINGTLYELDGLQPAPISHGACTSDNFASRVVEVLQRRIARYDATEIRFNLLAMCRDLRQRARDFGDEELLAREERKRRDWAFENALRRHNFVGFAGEVLKGVVRGKIAEGGDEACEKWVKESLERRKAAEQALRGRGGGGGDGDGDVDMGV from the exons ATGAGTGGTGGATGGAACACCA TTGAGTCCGATGCG GGCGTCTTCACCTCGCTCATCGAAAATCTCGGCGTCAAAGACGTTCAGTTCGAGGAACTCCTAACACTCGACCCCTCCGAGCTCCTCACCCTCCAGCCCGTCTACGGCGTCATCTTCCTGTTCAAGTATCCGACCGACCAGCCCTATGCGACACCCGAGGGCCCCCGCGACGGCTCCTTTGACCACTCGGCTTCAGAGAACATCTTTTTCGCCGCCCAGACGATCCAGAATGCGTGCGCCACGCAAGCGCTGCTGAGTGTGCTGCTCAACAAGACGGACGACGTCGAGATtggcgagaagctgggcGAGTTTAGAGAGTTTACTATGGTGCTGCCGCCCGAGTTCCGTGGTGAAGCTCTCAGTAACTCGGACCTTATTCGCGAGGTGCACAACAGCTTCGCCCGTAGCAGTCCCTTTGCCGATGAGACAGACAAGACgggcgccgaggccgaggacgcGTTCCACTTTATCGCCTATACGCCCATCAACGGCACCCTGTATGAACTGGACGGCCTTCAACCGGCTCCCATCTCGCACGGTGCCTGTACGTCGGACAACTTTGCCAGCCGCGTGGTCGAAGTGCTACAGCGCCGTATTGCCCGTTACGACGCTACTGAGATCCGcttcaacctccttgccATGTGTCGGGATCTGCGACAGCGCGCTCGTGACTttggcgacgaggagctgctggcaCGAGAAGAGCGCAAGCGGCGAGACTGGGCATTTGAGAATGCGCTGCGGAGGCACAACTTTGTGGGCTTTGCAGGCGAGGTTCTCAAGGGGGTTGTGCGAGGCAAGATCGCCGAGGGAGGTGACGAGGCTTGTGAGAAGTGGGTGAAGGAGAGtttggagagaagaaaagctgctgagcaagccttgagaggccgaggagggggaggtggCGATGGTGACGGTGATGTTGATATGGGAGTTTAA